In Magnetococcales bacterium, the genomic window TGCTGGGGGATGAAAACCGACAACGGGCCTTGGAAGCCGGACTGGACGGTTTTCATGGTAAACCCATTCAAGCCGAAGCGCTCTTTGGGGAGATCAACCGGGTTTTGACTCTGAGTCGGCCACCTACTCCAGAAGCCATACCTTCCATTGAAGAGGTCGAAGCAGACATCCAGCGCCTGTTGGAAACAGTGGATGGGGATATCGCCCTGTTTAAGGAGGTTGGGGAACTCTATTTCAACGATGCCCCCCGGCAGATGGCCCTGATCCGCGAAGGTGTTTCCCAACAAAACGCCCTGCAAGTGGGTGAATCAGCCCACAGTCTCAAAGGTGCTTCGGGTGCTTTTGGCATGGAAAGCCAAGTTTACAAAATGGCCCTGGCCATTGAAAAACTGGGCAAATCTGGAGAACTCCAAAAAGCCGAATCACTGTACGACAATCTAGGCAAATCACTGAAAATATTGGAAAGTGTGTTCAACAATGTCATCCACGGGCAAGAAGGATAAACAAATGGACCAGGCACCTTTGATTCAACCCTTTTGCGGCCTGCGCCCCCTTCCCCAGCTGGTGGAAAAAGTGGCCGCCCCCCCTTACGACGTCCTGAACCGGGAAGAGGCCCGGAAGATGGCTGAAGGCAACCCCCACTCCTTTCTCCGGGTTTCCAAAGCCGATATCGAACTCTCCCCCGATATTTCTCCCTATGATCCCCTGGTCTACGAGACCGCCAAGGCCAACCTGGAAAAAATGCGTCAAAACGGCTGGCTTCAAAAAGACGACCAGGCCTGTTTTTATCTCTACCGTTTGCGTCAGGGCCCTCGGGAACAGACCGGTATCGTGGTGGCGGCATCCGTTGACGCGTTGGTCTCAGGCCGCATCAAAAAGCACGAATTTACCCGACCCGACAAAGAAAAAGACCGCACCGACCACGCCGCCACTGTCCAGGCCCATTCGGGGCCGGTTTTCCTGACTTTTCG contains:
- a CDS encoding response regulator, yielding MTRPDQTDLETNEVALKEILKLAETLLSTSLTMEQEKSIERIRQLAGTILDRSPMEGFQAIPSQEQEENPAGHPKVGDNLRILVVEDNPFTQKLLTRLLEMRGHGVTLASNGIQAQEALRKASYDLALMDLRMPEMDGFQATMAIRQKEAESRSRHLPIIAVTALLGDENRQRALEAGLDGFHGKPIQAEALFGEINRVLTLSRPPTPEAIPSIEEVEADIQRLLETVDGDIALFKEVGELYFNDAPRQMALIREGVSQQNALQVGESAHSLKGASGAFGMESQVYKMALAIEKLGKSGELQKAESLYDNLGKSLKILESVFNNVIHGQEG